ACGCTGGGATTCTTATTCTCTGAATGAAATAAGTAAATTTATTGGTCATTAGAACAGATGCTACATTTTTATCTTAGCCAGGATAAGCGTTATTATTACGCCATGGTCAGTTTCAGCTGTCGCCAGTCAAACTAAAACTCTGCCTATAGTGTTAAATCGGCCCCAATAAGAGATTAAGAAATTCAAGTAAGATAGAAAATAGGAAAAAACAATTctatatttacaaaaatagTGAATACATACAAAAACACCGGCATTTACATTAAATAAACATAGTGATCACGCGTGGGAGTTTGTACGAACACCCTCGGTATGTTAGATTTCGAACTATAGTCAGATCGGAGTTGAAACGATGATGTTAAAGAATTCAAGCTTATTACATTATATTTGCACCTGAGCATAATTTCAGTAATAGTGTCTCGGCGACATATGATTTCCAGGGGACAAAAAACATCTATCTACTATATTCTGCGAGATCACCATCTTTTTTTATTGTCACACAGCAGCTTGGGTTCTTCATCAAAGCTGCATCGTCCCAAGGGGTGGACACCATCTAATTGCTGTTGGCTGACCGTTGTAGTGGGTATAGTATAATGTTTACGATTTTTCATATGACGGGTATCTAACTATAAATCTCCTTGTTTCTAATTAAAAAAGCTTTAGCCAAATATACtttgatcgccatctattggaatttcacTGAACTGACCAGATCGCTCTCATTATCTCTCTcgctttattatattctttaaaaatgttgaaatcacATTCGCCATCTAGTAGGAAGATGCAATACTACAGCGCAGCATCTGAAATAACCTTCAGATGGCGAGTGCGTTTTTAACGAATAAAAAAAAGCGCGAAAACACTATGAACATATTAGTAAGTTCAGCGAAATTACAATAGATGGCGTTCGAATCACCGTTATCAGCATCGTCTTAAACCATTGACTAAAAACGATCTAGCAGCATTTCTTTCTATCCTCTGTTCAACAACATCTAGACCGCCGAGACCGTAACAGCACAAAGAACGATactttttctaataaataaaatatttatttgatatttttaaagCCATTCACATTATGCACATACGTAGTGTCTGTTAActattataatattcaatatatactaTTTTACAAGTGTCAATTATTAAggattataatatatatttatcatacATGCAATGACCCAACTCCGACGCAATATGAgacatacaacaaataaatgaatcgaTAATAAATAAACATGAAGCACAAACGCAATTAAACATTCTTCTGACATaacattgaaatacaattttcacCTGTTTTAAGAAGTCCACCACTAAATCTGCCTTAAGTCTAAAAGTCGGTTAAAGTAGATTAGCTATAAAACGAAAATGGGATCAGTCgggtcttaaatcttatccTTGATTTGACGCTTATATTTGACCATGGTTTAACATCTGGGGCCAGTTTGACAGTCCAAAAGTGGACTAAAGTCTTTAGACTCATCTTTAATTATGAGGTTGGCGAAGTTAAGGTggttttagactggtcttaacaGCATAAGAAGTGTGAAACTGGCCCGTCGAACAGTTTAACTTGAAATTTGACTCAGGGGTTGTTAAAATggtaactcagagtcaaattttaacGAGCACtgagaactgggtcctgaccCTTGCACTACGGTGTTGAAACTAGTTCATTCCTCATTATTCAACCAGCCtagaattgatttttaatccTAACAATGGAACCGGGGGTCCTCGATTAGCAAGTagataaaataaattattacgTAAAACAAACTGAAGGCAAAGTAAGACAGGGAAATGACAGCAGACACACAGACGAGTGACAGGAGGGAGAACGACCATTAATTGAAAGGGCGGAGCTTGAGAGACAGATGAGTGACAGGCGGAAGGAGCGAAATCATCTacgtaattttttcatcatagtCATCGTTTTTCTCATCATTGGCGGAACGACTTTCTTTCTAGGTTCCTCTGAAAAACAGTTTAAAAGAAGAGTTCAGATTAATTAAGGACACGTCCAACTGAGGGGGGGGCGGAGCGGGAGCATTCGAAAAGTTATAGAACCATAAATCTCCCATGTTCCTGCCAAATATAAAAACCCCCTCTTACCCAATGTTTAAACGCCCCCAAATATGCAATCTTTTTGGAAAGATCAATTCAATACAccaaatcattgaaaatgtcaTAGGGAGTTTATGGATGCAGCCATGTTATCAGGAAGGATTTGGGCCTATGGATCAAAACATCCAAGAGAGTTCAAAACAGCAGCACTGTTTTCTTCACAGGTCTACTTGATGATAATGTCATAGGGGGTTTATGGAGAGAGCTATTATTGGAAGTGGTTTTAGTTAGTATACCTTGATTTAACTCCTTTTTAACTACAAATGTTTtataaatacaaaaaaattaaaatgagcCAGCCAGGAGGCTGCACTCGAGGAAGTGGAGCCCTGATGTcccagagaaaaaaaaaatgaattagaaatgattcaagaacgataatgatgatgatgagagtGATGATATTAACAATGAGCAAGTGAAAAGGATGAAGATGATAATAATTACCGCGTATTCTGACCGACCCGCCGGTTACCCCAGACGACGACGCCGATATCGCCGCTCTCATTGATTCCGTCGTGCCCGGTCGTTTAAAACTCGCTAACTCCGGGTTGCCGCCGCGACTCGACAGTTTATTCAACGGGTTCAGTTTATTCGACTGCGCTGGTCCGGCCGTACCGAACTTCATCTGTCGACGACGTACGTCTCGCGGCGCCTTGGCGACCGTATCCACGTACGCAAGTTTCGTTTTACGTTCTGCAACCAGAAAATATACAACGCACAGTAAATCAAGTGTAAATCCCGTCGGTGTTATTCAGAGGGAAACGTTGGGTCCACTTTTATTctctttttcaaataaatctacgTCAGTAAGTCGGATTTCTTTATTTCGTAAACTCACCTAGGCCTACTTAAGTCATAATATTCTTAAGGAACGGTTCAAACAATAAAAGATTTAATCAAGTTATTCAATCATTAGCAATAAAGCCATGAACATGCCATGATATTCCACTAATTATTGACGCAGATCTAAATTGGATCTATGACTTTAGGTCGAAATGCGTGTAGTGCTCACTTCCGAAAGATTGGTGCAAAGATTGAGCGGTTTTTTTAAGCTGTCATTTTCATTCGAAAGATTGATAATCTGACCTTTTCGAAAGTTGGAAAAATCTTCCAAAACATCCAACTTACACATAGGCTTTATTGTATTCGAAAATTGTTTCATTCTTTTTATGAGGGGGGGGGTTTATGTGGACCACCGTTGGTTGAATTTAGTTTTACCTGGTGCCGCTTTTTTGACCATCGCTCTGCTGATATTTGCCGTCAACGATTTTAATTTCGCTTCGCGTTCGTCGTGAAGACGCTGAAAAGTATCgaaacaaaaaatgtttttcaaattaGTCTTTCTACAAAAACGAAACCAGCAGAGGTTGAATTAGTGAAAGCTGGAAAATGAGAAAACCAAACCCCGGGCCTAAGGAAATGTTCAATTTCATTCCGAAGATAGGTTTTTCTTCCAATTCAAGGGTACCAGGGGTCAGTTTTACCCCCATTGGTCTCCAAACCTTCTCTGGTTTGGTGACCTAGCCGTCCAACTCTAATCCTAATCCTgattaaatgattttaatatttcGAGGCGATACTCACCAGGTAAAGTTCCCGCCAACTTTCCATTTCGTCCGGTTTGTAATTTCGGAAATCGCGTTGACAATGAATTTCCCACAGATCGCTCGATTCAGATATAAAAACCTACACAGAAAATTAACAACATTTCGTAGATAAAATCATCGGCTACACCAGAAAAATGGCTTCAAGTGAAAAAGTCTGGCTGAAGAATTTAATCATCAACCTGGGCCCccttcggttatctgagttagtcgactataatcgaactaaacgaaaccgaatgtccattagtcggaactatactCCGGAAATAGTccgaaaatcaagcgcattcggttattagtcaccgaccactagtcgactagatacgaaaaccgaatttggccctggACTCAAGTTCATAGTTCTTGGTTAAGTTTGATTCAAAGGTCAAGATAAGTTAatttccaatattttctatttgatcttaaaatagggattgaccctgttatctatttgattggtagatttcgtcaGTATCCGTtgcaaacccaccacacctacAAGGAGCGAAACGGGGGGTTTGAAACATTTCAACTCAAGcgtcaaatcttaactgtagaactggatccaaactGAACAACAAATGATTGATACTCACAGGATTATATTCCTCGATATTATACAGTTGTAGAGGAGTACATCTCTCTAACACCGGACACAGAATCTCATAAGGCACTCCACCGACGTAACCTAGCTCTAAAAATATATCAGACACAATCGCAGTTAATCTGGATACATTAAAATACACAGGACTCGAGTTCCATAGATCCGACTCGGCTAAAGTTGAGAGTTTTCAACGTTTTAACTCCGAATTCAAATTCTAACCGACAAGGTGGCCACTCGCCAACAATTTTGCCTGAGATTTCCCCGATTTTCCCATgtataaaatggaaaattccCTGGGGAATTTCTTGGttcaaaatgttacaatttattCGTTTTTTTATGAATTGCGCATTTAAAAAGGAATGCTTTGATCCATAACATATCCAAATTTCCGAAGTTTTCCAGgtattttttttgcaaaatttgtcaaattccctgatttatTGATTCCCCAacttttccaggtcagtgatCACCCTGACCAAGATCAAGAAACCCAGAGCCCGAATTTTGTGCTTTTTTGGTATCGTATGAAGCTTCTTACCTTCGACGTTGTCAGATAAAACACGGATACAAGCTTGAAACAGCGTGGGTACTTCTGAAAAACGAacggaaacattttcaaatgattttctcTCCAAAATAGAATGATAAAAGAGCTATTTTCGACCGGGGATTTCGTACCGGTTAAATAGACCTGTTTTCTTCCAGCGTAGACTTGAGTGCGGTTGTGCTTCTTCGTTCCGATTGCCATATTCAACGCATGTTCTTCAGCTACAGGACATTAAAACAATTCttttaagaaaatcaaaaatttacCACACATGCTGGTTTGAGTTTCACAAAAGGTTCAActcatttcttcattaattcagttcctattaaatcaattgaggGGTTATACACAATATTTATAGTGACCACTAGGGGGTGATGGTAGTGAGGCACCAAAATTGTCAAGTTGGCAACAATGGTTTTTGAAGACCCCAGATACCCTAGCAACTCAAAATAAGTGTTGCCAAAAATTAACATGAAGTGTAAGTCAAACGGGTTTGGCTATTACCATCATACTTTTTGTAGGGATCCTCAGAAACCGCAGATaattgtatttgaattaattcgaCAATAACTTACCAATTTGATGTTTCGAAGGTCCTTCCATTCCCGGGAATCTGATCGGTTTATAATCCGGACTAGTTACCGGTAGCTCCCCCAATATGTCAGATTCAGAAATATTCAACTGTAACGAAAAATTCGTTTTTTAAAAACTGGGCTCGGGTTTAGGGTTTATCCCGAGGGATAACTTTGCTTACCAGCCTCGAAAACTTGGAGCAAGTCAAAGATTTACCCTTCCctaactttttttaaatatttacaaaactagATTCAGGTTAAGCGTTTACATCCCGGGATAACTCTTTTAGCTCCGAAAAAAGGCACGAATTCTATTTCGAAACTGACCTGTTTCGTCGGAGATGGAATACTAAAAGCGGTTAAAGTCGATTTTCGCTTTTTCACTTTATGCTCGCGATCGTTGCTATCACTCGACGCGGCGGCTGCTGATACCGGGGGCGAGGACGATTTCGTCGTTGTAGGCGGCGCCGCGCCCGATTTTTTCTTCTTCGACGAAATTGCCGGCATATCGTAATTGAGAAAATCCATAAAAGTTCGAccgccgtcgtcgtcgttatcGGTCGTCGGTTTCAAAAAGTCGGCGCTTTCTTCcagttttcgtttttttcgCTCGCCGTGCGAGTCTTTGGAACTACTTTTCGACTTATCGGTCGATTTATGCTTATCCCTGGAAGACTTATCGGTCGACAGTTTATCGTTGTTACGTTTTTCAGAAGTTTTCGACGAAGATGACAAATGACTAGATGATGACTTTTCTTTGCGACTAGAATTAGACTTATCGGTTTTGTCTTTACTACGATTACTCTTATCCTTATCGGAACTATTTTTTCCCTgactagaagatctattactaACGCTAGGTTTATCCGAATGTTTGTTGATACGGCGTTCGCCGTTGCTAGTCTTTCTATCTCGATCGTCGGTAATTTTCGAGTCCGTTTTATTTTCGCGATGTTTATTGCTGCCGTGcgaagattttttattttcgagACTTTTCGAGCTCGTCGACGACGAATGTTCGCGACGATCCGACGACGATGAAATCTTTTGTTTTCGATTCTCCGATTCTCGATCGTCGTTCTTCGCCTCCTTTCCGTCGTCCTCCTCGGCGGTAGTCGATTCCTCGGCGCGCGCGATCTCCTTCCATTTTCGTATGATCGACTTCGCTTTAGAGCCGACCTCGCCGGCGTATTTTCGAAACGCGTTCACCGTCAAACCCACTTTCGTACTCTGGCAAAAATAATCAGAATCAATAATCAGCATTTCATCTTAATACATCGAGTCAAGAAGAAAACACAATATCCATGTatgatgtatataaacattattgtaacggtttttacagcGTCAATAAACTACTGATCAGGCTCTACATGAATGATACACCGAATAAAcgcgagaaatcccacaataaatacagccaaaacaagaaacttgaatagaagagcaCTGTTTTCagtaagaaattaacaagccaggtcccttcgaaaaacaggagggtcccataatatgtcacagtccctgaaacgaaagctggtttgaaaaaacaggTGGGTCCTTAAAAAACGACAGACGGGtctgggacctggctcttattgaaaacactgaagagtatatatatttgcgcaatgTTACGGCTAAacactattagccatcatcaggcccacatcatcaccatcatcaaaTATacactcttctattcaagtttcttgttttggctgtattcattgtgggatttctagCGTTTATCCGGTGTATCATTCACGTAGAGCCTGATCAGTAGTTTATTGACgctgtaaaaaccgttacaataatgtttgtaCACATCGATACCTAGTACACGTTATTCAagggggttctgtgtgagtcgatgcaCACtatacatcatcaatattggcgtttcaaaattatgcgatgaattttcattttatttttgataaatctaaaCAATTGCTTTTTGCGAGGATGAGCACTAGGTCATCAATACGtcgggctagactggttgccggtcaattcaattcaattattgaatCCAAAATAAGTTCATCGATCCTTTATATGACTGATTGATATTTCAGTATTATTCactgttgaaaatataaaggcGGGcataggtcggccttgcgacggcttgtgactcactacgaccgccagcgacgatcgcgtcgcaacgaTCAACCGACCAACGATCTACCTTacgactgccagcgacgggttgcgactgccagcgacgccaGTCGCAATGAGTTGCACACGTTcaactttctgcgacgcgacgcgaccgtcgcaaccgacctggcagcaactagtcgcacacagtcgctgacaaccgcatcgcaaccgacttgcgcGGCCACTTGTGACACAACGCGGCGATCGCGTCGcatcgcaaggccgacctacgcccggctttacCCGTAATGTTTCCAATGAATTTCAAGTTACTTTCGTCCTCGAGCCCTCTatcgaaagatggcagcactgttCAAACGTGTTGAAATATAAGTTACTATTGATACACCGCAGCGTGGTGTAAAcaagaatatatatatgtccGTAGACAACTGGATGGAATTTTCCCAAAATTACAAGTCACCGGGAAAGATTCTACGAAAAGTAATACGCACCTGAAGTAGTTCCACACATATCGGTACACGATCTAACTTGCCGAGAACCTTCAACAGCTGAAAAAATTCGAAAACAATTCTTAAGAAAAGCCCAAAAATGTATTGAGGCCTACTCCATAGAAACATTCTTCTCTTTTGGGACAAAGCTTGTTTAGTTGATGTCGAAAGCGATGGAAGAATTGGGGCTGACAGTGTAGAGTAGTCAAACTGAAGAACAGAGCGTCAGAAAAATTACTGAGCTCTTTCTTAAACTCCCCGACTTTCAaaaaagattcagaatttcgATACCCTGCGACTGTATGTGTATATCGTAGGGCAAAATCAGTCTCTCATAAGGCAGGGACTCGTCACACATAGCCTGTCTGTTGTGTACAGTGCCTATGGACTGGATCAtaggcacttgaatatgggctttgataatggataaatatttgataattcaccaGCGATACATTAATCCTACTTCGATAGatccgccatgttttataataaatttacccATGATGCAACGCGCGACTGTCGTTTAgctatactatacagaaaggctggaaacgatcctatctccgtaatgcttaaatctacccgcaGTTATCGGGACAGATGACGTCACAGCAATCCCGAAGAGGCAtcgcgaattttcaaaaatcaattttgttgcc
This genomic interval from Tubulanus polymorphus chromosome 8, tnTubPoly1.2, whole genome shotgun sequence contains the following:
- the LOC141909523 gene encoding elongin-A-like isoform X2, with product MDAAEEKILFLIELLTDERLQQDESQLLKVLGKLDRVPICVELLQSTKVGLTVNAFRKYAGEVGSKAKSIIRKWKEIARAEESTTAEEDDGKEAKNDDRESENRKQKISSSSDRREHSSSTSSKSLENKKSSHGSNKHRENKTDSKITDDRDRKTSNGERRINKHSDKPSVSNRSSSQGKNSSDKDKSNRSKDKTDKSNSSRKEKSSSSHLSSSSKTSEKRNNDKLSTDKSSRDKHKSTDKSKSSSKDSHGERKKRKLEESADFLKPTTDNDDDGGRTFMDFLNYDMPAISSKKKKSGAAPPTTTKSSSPPVSAAAASSDSNDREHKVKKRKSTLTAFSIPSPTKQLNISESDILGELPVTSPDYKPIRFPGMEGPSKHQIAEEHALNMAIGTKKHNRTQVYAGRKQVYLTEVPTLFQACIRVLSDNVEELGYVGGVPYEILCPVLERCTPLQLYNIEEYNPVFISESSDLWEIHCQRDFRNYKPDEMESWRELYLRLHDEREAKLKSLTANISRAMVKKAAPERKTKLAYVDTVAKAPRDVRRRQMKFGTAGPAQSNKLNPLNKLSSRGGNPELASFKRPGTTESMRAAISASSSGVTGGSVRIREEPRKKVVPPMMRKTMTMMKKLRR
- the LOC141909523 gene encoding elongin-A-like isoform X1, with translation MDAAEEKILFLIELLTDERLQQDESQVSVILLKVLGKLDRVPICVELLQSTKVGLTVNAFRKYAGEVGSKAKSIIRKWKEIARAEESTTAEEDDGKEAKNDDRESENRKQKISSSSDRREHSSSTSSKSLENKKSSHGSNKHRENKTDSKITDDRDRKTSNGERRINKHSDKPSVSNRSSSQGKNSSDKDKSNRSKDKTDKSNSSRKEKSSSSHLSSSSKTSEKRNNDKLSTDKSSRDKHKSTDKSKSSSKDSHGERKKRKLEESADFLKPTTDNDDDGGRTFMDFLNYDMPAISSKKKKSGAAPPTTTKSSSPPVSAAAASSDSNDREHKVKKRKSTLTAFSIPSPTKQLNISESDILGELPVTSPDYKPIRFPGMEGPSKHQIAEEHALNMAIGTKKHNRTQVYAGRKQVYLTEVPTLFQACIRVLSDNVEELGYVGGVPYEILCPVLERCTPLQLYNIEEYNPVFISESSDLWEIHCQRDFRNYKPDEMESWRELYLRLHDEREAKLKSLTANISRAMVKKAAPERKTKLAYVDTVAKAPRDVRRRQMKFGTAGPAQSNKLNPLNKLSSRGGNPELASFKRPGTTESMRAAISASSSGVTGGSVRIREEPRKKVVPPMMRKTMTMMKKLRR